A genome region from Triticum aestivum cultivar Chinese Spring chromosome 2B, IWGSC CS RefSeq v2.1, whole genome shotgun sequence includes the following:
- the LOC123044942 gene encoding ubiquitin C-terminal hydrolase 12, whose protein sequence is MTISTPPPAPAEPQPQQEEEEVLVPHQELPNGTQPMEVVPAELATTVENQPTEDTPISRFTWTIDNLSRVNTKKLYSETFVVGGYKWRVLIFPRGNNVEFLSMYLDVADSAVLPYGWTRYAQFSLSVVNQIHNKFTIRKETQHQFSARESDWGFTSFMPLSELYNPSRGYLVNDTCVIEAEVAVCKVVDYWSYDSKKETGYVGLKNQGATCYMNSLLQTLYHIPYFRKAVYHMPTTENDMPSGSIPLALQSLFYKLQYNDSSVSTKELTKSFGWDMHDSFMQHDVQELNRVLSEKLEDKMKGTVVEGTIQQLFEGHHMNYIECINVDFKSTRKESFYDLQLDVKGCQDVYASFDKYVEVERLEGDNKYHAEQHGLQDAKKGVLFIDFPPVLQLQLKRFEYDFMRDTMVKINDRYEFPLQLDLDRDDGKYLSPDADRNVRNLYTLHSVLVHSGGVHGGHYYAFIRPTLSDQWFKFDDERVTKEDAKRALEEQYGGEEELPQTNPGLNNTPFKFTKYSNAYMLVYIRESDKDKIICNVDEKDIAEHLRIRLEKDREEKERRKKEKAEAHLYTIIKVARDDDLTAQIGKDIYFDLVDHDKVPSFRIQKQMPFTQFKEEVAKELGIPTQFQRFWLWAKRQNHTYRPNRPLTPQEEALTVGQLKEAANKAHNAELKLFLEVELGLDLKPLALPDKTREDILLFFKLYDPEKEQLRYVGRLFVKASGRPQDILPKLRKMAGFLQDDDVELYEEIKFEPNVMCEYIDNRIIFRSCQLEDGDIVCFQKSPKPDTADQFRYPDVPSFLVYIRNRQVVHFRSLEKPKEDDFCLEMSKIFTYDEVVEKVAQQLGVDDPSKIRLTSHNCYSQQPKPQPIKYRGVERLLDMLIHYNQTSDILYYEVLDIPLPELQALKTLKVTYHHATKDEVSVHSIRLPKNSTVGDVLSDIKSKVDLSHPDAELRLLEVFYHKIYKIFAPSEKIENINDQYWTLRAEEVPEEEKNLGPFDRLIHVYHFTKDTQNQTQVQNFGEPFFMVIREDETLSSIKERLQKKLKVSDEDFSKWKFAYISLGRPDYFEDSDTVATRFQRNMYGAWEQYLGLEHPDTAPRKAHSANQNRHSFERPVKIYN, encoded by the exons ATGACGATCTCCACACCGCCCCCGGCGCCCGCAGAG ccgcagccgcagcaggaggaagaggaggtgctCGTGCCGCACCAGGAGCTACCCAACGGGACGCAGCCAATGGAAG TTGTGCCTGCTGAGCTGGCTACTACTGTCGAAAACCAGCCAACAGAGGATACACCAATCTCGAGATTTACTTGGACCATTGATAACCTATCAAGAGTGAATACGAAGAAGCTCTACTCTGAAACTTTTGTTGTTGGTGGCTACAAGTG gcgagttttgattTTCCCAAGGGGAAATAATGTTGAATTCTTGTCTATGTATTTGGATGTTGCTGATTCAGCAGTCTTGCCCTATGGATGGACTAGATATGCACAGTTCAGCCTCTCAGTGGTTAATCAAATTCACAACAAGTTTACAATAAGAAAAG AAACACAACATCAGTTCTCTGCTCGAGAAAGCGATTGGGGTTTCACTTCATTTATGCCTTTGAGTGAACTCTACAATCCCAGTAGAGGTTATCTTGTAAATGATACTTGTGTAATAGAAGCAGAGGTTGCTGTGTGTAAGGTTGTTGATTATTGGAGTTATGACTCTAAAAAGGAGACTGGCTATGTTGGCCTCAAAAACCAAGGTGCCACTTGCTATATGAATTCTCTCCTTCAGACTCTCTATCACATTCCATATTTCAGAAAG GCGGTTTATCATATGCCCACTACTGAGAATGATATGCCCTCAGGAAGCATCCCATTAGCTCTTCAAAGTCTCTTTTATAAGTTGCAGTATAATGACAGCAGTGTTTCCACAAAGGAGCTAACAAAATCTTTTGGGTGGGACATGCACGATTCATTTATGCAACATGATGTGCAAGAACTAAATAGAGTTCTTTCTGAGAAGTTGGAAGATAAGATGAAG GGAACCGTTGTGGAGGGCACAATACAACAATTATTTGAAGGGCATCACATGAACTATATTGAGTGTATCAATGTGGACTTTAAATCAACAAGGAAGGAATCCTTCTATG ACCTACAGCTTGATGTCAAAGGTTGCCAGGACGTCTATGCTTCATTTGACAAGTATGTGGAGGTGGAGCGCCTGGAAGGTGATAACAAGTATCATGCGGAACAGCATGGATTGCAG GATGCAAAGAAAGGTGTTCTTTTTATCGACTTCCCTCCAGTTCTACAACTTCAGCTAAAACGCTTTGAATATGATTTCATGCGTGACACAATGGTGAAG ATAAATGACCGTTACGAGTTCCCACTTCAGTTGGATCTGGATAGAGATGATGGGAAGTATTTATCTCCCGATGCAGACAGGAATGTGCGAAATCTTTACACTTTGCACAG TGTTCTTGTCCATAGTGGCGGTGTTCATGGTGGGCATTACTATGCTTTCATAAGACCTACGCTCTCTGATCAGTG GTTCAAGTTTGATGATGAGCGTGTAACAAAAGAAGATGCAAAGAGGGCATTGGAAGAGCAATATGGTGGTGAGGAGGAG CTACCCCAGACTAATCCTGGCTTAAACAACACTCCATTCAAGTTTACCAAATATTCGAACGCATACATGCTTGTATACATTCGTGAAAGCGACAAGGACAAAATAATTTGTAATGTGGATGAGAAGGACATAGCTGAGCACCTTCGA ATTAGACTGGAAAAGGACCGTGAAGAGAAGGAGCGCCGGAAAAAGGAGAAAGCTGAGGCCCACCTATATACCATCATTAAG GTTGCTAGGGATGACGATTTGACTGCTCAGATAGGGAAAGATATATATTTTGATCTTGTTGATCATGATAAAGTCCCGAGCTTTCGTATTCAAAAGCAGATGCCTTTTACTCAATTCAAG GAGGAGGTAGCAAAAGAATTGGGCATCCCtacacagtttcaacgattttggtTGTGGGCCAAGCGGCAAAACCATACCTACCGACCCAATCGACCATTGACTCCTCAAGAAGAAGCACTAACT GTTGGGCAATTAAAGGAAGCAGCAAACAAGGCCCACAACGCAGAACTGAAGTTGTTCTTGGAAGTTGAACTTGGGCTG GACCTAAAACCTCTTGCTCTACCAGACAAGACCAGAGAGGATATTTTGCTTTTCTTCAAACTCTATGATCCTGAGAAGGAACAGCTGCG GTATGTTGGTAGGCTCTTTGTGAAGGCTTCAGGAAGACCGCAGGATATTCTGCCAAAATTGAGAAAAATGGCTGGTTTTTTGCAAGATGATGATGTTGAACTTTACGAG GAAATTAAGTTCGAGCCAAATGTGATGTGTGAATACATTGATAATAGGATTATATTTCGCTCTTGCCAG CTGGAAGATGGTGATATTGTTTGTTTTCAAAAATCTCCAAAGCCAGATACTGCTGACCAGTTTAGATACCCTGATGTCCCATCGTTTCTGGTGTATATACGTAACAGACAG GTTGTCCACTTCCGGTCGTTGGAGAAGCCCAAGGAGGATGATTTTTGCCTAGAGAT GTCAAAGATTTTCACGTACGATGAAGTTGTAGAAAAAGTCGCTCAACAGCTTGGTGTTGATGACCCATCAAAAATTCGTCTTACATCACATAATTGTTACTCTCAACAGCCTAAGCCTCAACCCATTAAGTACAGAGGCGTTGAACGTTTGCTAGATATGCTGATTCACTACAATCAG ACTTCTGATATTCTGTACTATGAAGTATTGGATATACCCCTGCCAGAACTACAAGCATTGAAGACATTGAAAGTTACATATCATCATGCCACCAAGGATGAG GTGTCTGTTCACAGTATAAGATTGCCAAAAAATAGCACGGTTGGTGATGTTCTAAGTGATATCAAATCAAAG GTTGACCTGTCTCATCCTGATGCTGAACTTCGATTACTTGAAGTTTTCTACCACAAGATATACAAG ATTTTTGCACCCAGTGAAAAGATAGAAAACATCAACGATCAGTACTGGACACTGCGTGCAGAGGAG GTACCGGAGGAGGAGAAAAACCTTGGTCCTTTTGATCGCTTGATTCATGTATACCATTTTACCAAAGACACTCAAAACCAAACG CAAGTTCAGAATTTTGGAGAACCTTTCTTTATGGTTATTCGTGAGGATGAGACCTTATCTTCTATTAAAGAACGTTTACAGAAAAAGCTTAAGGTCTCAGATGAGGATTTCTCCAAG